A DNA window from Pyrococcus kukulkanii contains the following coding sequences:
- a CDS encoding RNA-guided endonuclease InsQ/TnpB family protein, with protein sequence PSHYYYTACQDVVARVKGFLEKKRKGKVKTEKPVIRKVSIWLDDVLWDYKRFPQFNTLKNGKKILIIRLTTKRGRIKLPLKPHKLFFKYLSEGWRVKPGVKLKLVENERKVLAYFTFEKEFDEPEVTGSFIAVDYNADNVSFGTHEFLIQVRTGLGRMTRFYSDVRREVQRTHLTGWRRKLPSRKGRKLLKKFGQRKMNRRVDLQRKLALRIVEVAGELNATIILEAIPKNFNQRVTRKRRKNEKRLRNTLHNIGMSSFQRFVFEKAVESGVPVVFINPAYSSQVCPNCGAFRVKPGDDALRRRIFTCPVCGFNLDRDFTAVLNLLGLFPFSPKADEPPVEDSVSPVTLVAEANLPHHKNSLIVISQCLQRQ encoded by the coding sequence CCAAGCCACTATTACTACACTGCCTGCCAGGATGTAGTTGCTAGAGTCAAGGGTTTTCTTGAAAAGAAGAGGAAGGGTAAAGTCAAAACAGAAAAACCAGTAATCAGGAAAGTTTCAATCTGGTTAGATGACGTCCTGTGGGATTACAAGAGGTTCCCACAGTTCAACACCCTCAAGAACGGTAAGAAAATCCTCATAATCAGGTTAACTACTAAGAGGGGGAGAATAAAACTCCCCCTAAAACCGCACAAACTCTTCTTCAAGTACTTGAGTGAGGGGTGGAGGGTCAAACCTGGAGTAAAACTCAAGTTAGTTGAGAATGAACGGAAAGTCCTCGCCTACTTCACCTTTGAGAAGGAGTTTGATGAACCCGAGGTTACGGGAAGCTTTATTGCAGTGGACTACAATGCTGATAATGTTTCCTTTGGCACTCACGAGTTCTTAATCCAAGTGCGGACAGGACTGGGTAGAATGACTAGATTTTACTCTGACGTTAGGAGGGAAGTCCAGAGGACGCACTTGACTGGTTGGAGGAGGAAACTTCCATCGAGGAAGGGGAGAAAACTCCTCAAAAAATTCGGTCAAAGGAAGATGAACAGGAGGGTTGATTTACAGAGGAAGCTCGCCTTAAGAATAGTTGAAGTTGCCGGAGAGTTGAACGCTACAATAATCCTTGAGGCAATTCCAAAGAATTTCAACCAGCGGGTAACTAGGAAAAGGAGAAAGAATGAGAAGAGGTTAAGGAATACTCTGCACAATATTGGGATGAGCAGTTTCCAGAGGTTTGTTTTTGAAAAGGCTGTTGAATCTGGTGTTCCAGTTGTTTTTATAAACCCTGCATACTCCTCTCAAGTTTGCCCTAATTGTGGCGCGTTTAGGGTTAAGCCCGGTGACGACGCACTGCGTCGGAGGATCTTCACTTGCCCAGTTTGCGGGTTTAATCTTGATAGGGATTTTACTGCTGTATTGAACTTGCTGGGGCTGTTTCCGTTCAGCCCGAAGGCTGATGAACCGCCAGTTGAGGACTCGGTGAGTCCCGTGACGCTGGTGGCTGAAGCCAACCTCCCGCACCACAAAAACTCCTTGATAGTGATTAGCCAGTGTTTGCAACGACAGTAG